The nucleotide window CCGGACGCAAATCGTTTCAGATCAGCTTCTGTATATACCGACGGAAATCGGTACGGATCCTCCAGTACCTGTGACGTACCGTTGTCATAGGTCACTTCAAATACATAAGAAGGAATTTTCCGGCCCGGCACCAGGACCGCAAAAAATCCGGCCTCATCCGCCTTATCCATTTTGTAATGCTTTCCATTTCCTCTCACGGTCACTTCCATGGAAACCGCGGTCGGTATGAAAGCCTGAATCAATATCCCGTCGTCAGTCAGATGCGGCCCGAGAATGCCCTCCGGTTCCTGACATTCTGAATATACGACTGCTTCTATCTCTGGCCAGTCCATTAACCTGTATAATAACTCATCCATTGTCGTCCCTCCTGGCATACGCTTAAATCAAAAGAAATGCTCCGAATCATCCTCTGTCTCTTCTATTCTATCATCTGCCATCCCATCGCACAAGGGCGGCCACAGGGATTTTATCCGCAATGTTTATATGCTATAATAATTATCATGAGTAATTATAAAAAGAAAGGATTCTACTGCTATGGGCTCATACCTTGATTTATTTTTTACCTTTGCCAAAATCGGCGTGCTCACCTTTGGAGGCGGCTATGCCATGCTTCCCATGCTGCAGCGAGAGGTGGCAGAGCAAAAGAAATGGGCCACCGAGGAAGAGCTGATGGACTATTACGCCATCGGCCAATGCACTCCCGGTGCCATTGCCGTCAACGTCTCCACCTTCGTCGGCCGGAAGCTTAAAGGCTATCTGGGCGGTATCGTTGCAACTCTGGGCATTCTCACTCCGTCTATTATCATCATTACCGTCATTGCCGCATTTATTACCAATTTTGCGGAGCTTTCCATGGTAAAAAACGCATTTGCCGGCATCCGTGTCTGTGTATGTGTGCTTATTTTCAACGCTGTGTGCCGCCTGTTCCGAAAGTCTGTGGTGGACTTGCCCACTCTGCTCATTTTCCTGACCGTCTGTCTGGCCAGTCTCTTCACCAGCCTTTCTCCCGTAATCTTCGTGCTGTTTGCCCTGGTCAGCGGAATCCTCATTAAAAAGCTGGGAGGTACGCCAAAATGAAAGTATTATTTGAACTATTCTGGCGTTTTTTTCAGACCGGGCTCTTCGCCGTCGGCGGCGGTCTGGCCACTCTTCCTTTTCTGAATGAAATATCAGAAGCTACCGGCTGGTATACGAAACCGCAGCTGGCCGACATGATCGCCATTTCCGAATCCACTCCCGGCCCCATAGGCGTCAACATGTCCACTTATGTGGGATACCACGCCGCCGGCATCCCCGGAGCCCTTTTGGCGACCTTTTCTCTGGCCCTGCCGTCCGTGATCATCATCTTTCTCGTTTATGGCTTCCTGGAACGTTTTAAAGGAAACCAGACGGTGGACGCCGCTTTTTACGGGCTTCGCGCCGCATCGGTGGGCCTCATAGCCGCCGCCGGCATCGGCGTCGTGAACCTTACGCTTTTTTCGCCGGCCGCCTGGAAAGCCTCCGGCGCGCTCACGGACCTCTTCAATTGGAAAGGACTTTTTTTGGCCGCCGTCCTGCTTCTCTGCACAAGGAAGCTGAAATGGCATCCGATCGTATTCCTGGCCGCTTCGGCGGTGATCGGGATTGTATTTCACTTTGGAGGAGTATAATACAAAACGCTTTTTGGAATTTAATCAGTCAGTTCCAATTAAGTTCTAGTTCAATACCGGCAGAAGTTCCGGGCCGTCACGATTTCGGTTCACTGGCGATGCAGCGGGCCGCTTTATCCTCACAACAGGAGTACCACTCACATGTCGGCAGGAAATCCGGACGATTTTCTTGGCTGTTGGATGCGTGAATGTAATATAATCAAAACAGAAACTGTAATCACAAAAACTGTACCAGCCGACTCTCTCCAGCTGGTCTGCCCTGCCATTTGGG belongs to Qiania dongpingensis and includes:
- a CDS encoding chromate transporter; the encoded protein is MKVLFELFWRFFQTGLFAVGGGLATLPFLNEISEATGWYTKPQLADMIAISESTPGPIGVNMSTYVGYHAAGIPGALLATFSLALPSVIIIFLVYGFLERFKGNQTVDAAFYGLRAASVGLIAAAGIGVVNLTLFSPAAWKASGALTDLFNWKGLFLAAVLLLCTRKLKWHPIVFLAASAVIGIVFHFGGV
- a CDS encoding chromate transporter, translated to MGSYLDLFFTFAKIGVLTFGGGYAMLPMLQREVAEQKKWATEEELMDYYAIGQCTPGAIAVNVSTFVGRKLKGYLGGIVATLGILTPSIIIITVIAAFITNFAELSMVKNAFAGIRVCVCVLIFNAVCRLFRKSVVDLPTLLIFLTVCLASLFTSLSPVIFVLFALVSGILIKKLGGTPK